In Chitinophagaceae bacterium, the DNA window GACAACCCATTCTGTAATTTGAATAATGAAGCAGCGAATTCTCCACTGGTTCGGTTATGTATTTGTGCCACAGGCTTAGGTAAGTTTCTGGCAACAAAACTTTGTTCGGCTACTGTTCTCTTTGTTCCATCCGCTCTGGTCTCTGTCAATGATATTCTGACTCTTCCCTGACGATTAACTCTTGCATAATATTGATCTCCAACTTTGTGAAGCTCACCATTTGAAATTTCAACATTATACTCTCTGTCTTCTCTACTTGGTTTAACTATATTAATCGGATTATCGACACCTATATATAGATTATTAAACTTCTCTTGATTTATAACCGGTTTTTGCTCTTTTACTTCATACTTTATTTCGAAAGGTCTTTCAGCAGTACGTCTCATATCAAATGTAAGATCTCCGTCTTCAGTTACTTCCTCAAAGTCAGTATCAGAAGGCATCTTTTGAACAAGACCTCTAACAACTTTTTCCCCCGGACTGTCAGTATCCAACTCAATTCTCGCGACGCCATCCTGAAATTGAACTCTCCGCTGAACTCTTCCGGCTTCATCGTAAATAATAACTTCAAAATCTGACTCAAGTTCTTTCTTAGACACAGAAGGCAACCGAACTAATGCAATTCCTTCTTCGCCTAAATTATAAGTATCACCCGGTAGTCCCTTATCTATAAACACATCTTCGATTAATGGGTCTTCCGTAACAGTATCCATTACAATTACCCCCGGAAACTCCAAATAACTCTCAGATAAATCATGTAATGAACTCATTACTGCAGATTCTGCAATTCTCAAGTCATGCTGAAACTTAGATAAAATGGTAACTACAGCAGCTAATGGAACATTATCGAAATAGTATTTTTCCCATTCGAAGACAATGCCCGTAGACTTTCTTAAAGTATCTGTAGTCACTAAAATGGTATCCAGCATTCTTCTTTGCTGATCACCAAGTATCAACATAAGTTCCGACTTAGCTTCTTCAATAGTTGATTTAATTTCAGATGCTTTGCCGGATCGATAAAGCATTCTGGTCGGAAGTAAGGGATCCAAACCACTATCTAAGTGACCATGCCTGTTATAGCCTCCTGACTCTTCCACAAGTCTGACCTTAATTTCATCTAGATACTCAATTGCTCCACGTGTAATTTCACGGGTTCTAACTATCTGACTAAAAGCCGGACCAAAACGTGCTGAATCATATTCACTTATGGTTTGGACTGCTTTTAACACTTTCTCATTACTCGCATCAAGCCGGTAATTCGCTCTTTCTAAAGAACGATTTAAATCTGTATAGGTTTCGATAAACTCCACCGGCATAATGAGAACAACATAGGCTATAAGTAAAAGGTAAAGCAAATTTACCAGTCGTTGCCTTAATGGATTAGTTGTTTTCATTTTTTTTTATCTTATTTAATAAAGGTATTCCTATTTCTAAGTCTAATTAATAGTCAGAAGAATATTTAGTCTAAATTCTTTCCGCCCATTACATTCAATACTTTATCATATTGCTTAGACATATCAGACATACTTTTATTCAGTCTGTTAATTTCACGTTCAAAATTTTCAGAAGAAACACGCATTCTGTCAATCTGCTCATTCAAATGAGCCAGATTAGATGTTTCAGACATTTTGTGAACATTGTTCTCCAGCTTCTCAATGCTATTTGTCAAACGTTCAATAATCATAGGGTCAACATTTGCTTTTTGGACCATTTCTTCTAATTGTTCCACACCTGTTGGCTGGTCTGTAGTCAATTGAGGAAAAAGTTTATCCCATTTGTATTCTTTTTCCGGTCTTTTTAACTCAAAAGCTGAAATAAAGAATACTATTGCTTCCGTTGTCAGGCCTATAAATAGCATTTCGTTGGCGTATTGCCAATTTAAGAATTTGAACATCATACCGGTGATTACTATTGATGCACCGATACCATATGCCATTGTCAAACCGTCTAATTTTCCTTTAACTTTTGCTTCCATAATGCTTCTGATTAGATATTAAGTTGCTAATATATAAATTATTTGAAAAAAATACTACCTATTGCAAATTTTAGATTCATAAATCTTTCGACAAAATTAACTTAATTAATTTTATAACAGCAAATAAAATAAACAATTTAGCTTGTCAGATTAATGTTAATCTATTGTTTATAATTAATTAAAGGTCTATTAAAAATATAAATTTTGACAAACCTATAAAATGCCTTAGTCTATTACCATATATAAATATTGCTAAAATTATCGGGTGCAAAATAGTAAGTATTTTGTTAACAAACAAACAAAAATAAAAAGGCTTTAAAAAATAGGCTGAGTAAGAAGTCGTATATTATTGACAATATTTACGTATCATTTCATCTGCACGCCTCTCTCCAAGGTTTCTGGACCTCAGCCAATCCGCACAGGCAGCGGATTGGGAACCGGTTAGCTGCTTGGCACTTCCTGAAAGAAAATAATTAATTCCGTTAATGTATTCTGTTAAAAATTCTGTTGTTTCACTATTATGGTAAATATTTTCTTTAACATTTACAAAAAGTGCCGCATTAAAATCGTTTACTGCAAGAAAATACTGATTAAGTTCATAATAACAACTCCCTCTATGGCTAAGTGCTAAGTGCATTAGGTCGCTATTAGAAGGACTGCTTCGAATAACTTCTGTTAAAAGCGGAAGGGCTGATTCAAAATCTTCCGTGTTTAAAAAATCTAATGCATTATTATAAGTAACCAACAATTCCTCTATTTTATCTTCTTCTGCTTTAAGCTCTGCAATTGCTATAAACATAATTAATATAACCGGGGAGAATGTAAAAATTATTTTCTGCATGGGGTATTTTTTAAAATGAGTATCCCAAAAATAAAAAAAGCTTCGAATAATTCGAAGCTTTTTTATTTGCAGTCCGTAGGGGAATCGAACCCCTGTTACCAGGATGAAAACCTGGCGTCCTAACCCCTAGACGAACGGACCGTTTTTCATAAGACGTTGCAAAGATAAAAATAATTTTATTTTTAAAACAAAGAATTTTAAAAAAAATTTTAAGCATACTTTAGGATAGTTTAACTTTGTAATCAGAGAGTGACTTTTTCATACTTTCTATTTTATCGATTACCATTAAATTAAAATGATGAAAAAAGTTAGAATTGCTATAAATGGGTTTGGCAGAATTGGCAGGCTTACAACAAATTATATTAACAAAGTTTTTGCTAATGAATTAGAAGTTGTAGCTGTAAATGATCTTACAGATAACAAAACACTCGCTCATCTGCTAAAATATGACTCTGCTCATGGCGTCCAGGATTTTGAGATAAGTTATGATGATAAAAAAATTACAGCAGGTAAAAATGAAATTTTAGTTTTTAGTGAAAAAGACCCGGAAAATTTACCCTGGGGTGATTTAGATATAGATATTGTTTTGGAATGTACCGGAAAGTTCAGAAAAGCTGATGTTTTATCTAAACACATTAAAGCAGGTGCTAAAAAAGTAATTCTTTCTGCTCCTTCAAAAGATAATAGTGTTAAATCGTTTGTACTAGGTGTTAATGATAGTGAAATTACTGCGGGCGATACCATAATCAGTAATGCGTCCTGCACTACTAACTGTTTAGCGCCGATGGCGAAAATATTAAATGAAAACTGGGGTATTGAAGAAGGTTTTATGACCACCGTTCACGCTTACACCGGTGATCAAAATTTACAGGATGGCCCGCACAAAGATTTACGAAGGGCAAGAGCTGCTGCTCAAAACATAGTGCCGACAACTACCGGTGCAGCACAAGCAGTGGAATTAGTGATTCCTGAACTAAAAGGTAAACTATCCGGCTTTGCTGCCAGAGTTCCGGTTATTGATGGTTCTTTAACAGACTTTACCTGCTTGCTTAAAAAGCATGCTACAAAAGAAGAAATAAATCTAACTTTCAAAAGAGCAGCTGAAAGCAATTTAAAAGGTTTGCTTGAATATACTGAAGAACCATTGGTTTCTTCTGACATAATCGGAAATAATCATAGTTGCATTTTTGATTCCTCTTTAACCGACGTTAGAACAAAACTGGTTAAAGTAATTGGTTGGTATGATAATGAACAGGGATATGCTGCGAGAATGGCTGACATGTGTATTTGTCTAAAAAAATATATTTAAAAATGACTTTACGTACAATAGATGATGTCAATTTTAGTGGAAAAAAAGTGCTATTGCGAGTGGACTTTAATGTGCCTGTGAAAGAAGGCAAAATTTCAGATGAAACAAGAATTAATGCTGCTCTTCCTACTATAGAAAAAGTATTAAAGGATGGGGGGAAACTGATTATCATGTCCCACTTTGGAAGACCTAAGTCAGGCTATGAAGAAAAATTCAGTTTGCACCAAATTAAAAAAAGGCTGGCGGAAGTGACCAATACCGTTGTTAATTTTAACGGCTTTACAATTGGTAACGAAGCTGAAAAAATGAGCAATGATTTAAATCCCGGAGAAATCTACCTACTCGAAAATACCCGCTTTTTTGAAGGAGAAACCAAAGGTGATAAGGATTTTGCCGAAAAACTTTCCAAACTGGGAGATATTTATATCAATGATGCTTTTGGAGCGGCTCACAGAGCGCATGCTTCAACCACGACTGTAGCATATTTTTTCCCGCCGGATTACAGGATAGCAGGAAAGCTTATGGAAAGTGAAATTAAAAATGCTGAAAAAGTTTTACTGAATCATCAAAAACCTTTTACTGCCATTCTGGGTGGTGCAAAAGTTTCGGATAAAATAAATTTAATTGAGCAATTGACTGAAAAAGCAGACAACATACTTATAGGCGGTGGCATGGCTTATACTTTTATTAAGTCTGAAGGTGGAGAAATAGGAAACTCCCTTTTTGAAAAAGAAAGCATTCCTGTGATTGAAAAAATAAAAGAAATAGCCGAAAAAAATAATTGCAGGTTAATTTTACCTGAAGATTCAATTATTGCAGACAGCTTTTCAGAAACAGCTTCCGTTAAAACCGTTAAAAGTAAAGAAATTCCGGAAAATTGGATGGGTCTGGACATAGGGCCTGAAAGTCGTAAAACTTATTCCGAAATCATTTTAGAATCTAAAACAATTCTATGGAATGGGCCAATGGGTGTTTTTGAAATGGAACCCTTTCAGCATGGCACAGCAGAAATTGCAAAAAAAGTTGCTGAAGCTACTGAAAATGGATGCTTTTCTTTAGTTGGTGGTGGAGACTCTGTTTCTGCTGTTAAAAAATTTAAGCTGGAAGAAAAAATCAGCTATATCTCTACAGGTGGCGGAGCTTTATTAGAGTTTTTTGAAGGGAAAAAGCTACCCGGAATTATCGCATTAACAAACGAATAAATTATTTAAAATAAACCCCCGCCTATTTTTGCATTAACTTTGTTGATTACATCCCCTAAGTGTTCAGGATTCTCAGCAAAATTAATTTTATCAACATCTATTATCAGTAAGTTGCCTTCGTCATAAGCGGTAATCCACTTTTCATAATACTCATTTAGTCTTTTCAAGTAATCCAAACGGATATTTTCTTCATAATCCCGTCCTCTCTTCTGTATTTGATTCACTAAAGTAGGTAAAGATGCTCTCAAATATATAATCAAATCCGGAGGTCCAATCATATAACTTATGGTTTTAAACAAACTCAGGTAATTCTCAAAATCCCGGGTAGACATCAGGCCCATAGCATTTAAATTGGGTGCGAAAATATTTGCATCCTCATAAATAGTTCTGTCCTGAACTACCGTTTGCTCACCTTCTTTAATTTTTATAGCCTGCTTAAAACGATTATTTAAAAAGAAAATCTGCAAATTAAACGACCATCTCCTCATATCATTATAAAAATCAAATAAGTAAGGATTGTTGTTTACCTCCTCATAGTGGGCTTCCCATTTAAAATGCTTAGCCAGCTTTTCAGTTAAGGTTGTTTTCCCGGAGCCGATATTGCCGGCTACAGCTATATGCTTTATTTTATTAGTCTGAGAGTCTTTCTCTGTCATTTTTTTAAATTTTAAATACTTCCAATACCTATAGTTTCCTTAACTTCTTTCAATGTTTTTGATGCAGATTCTCTGGCTTTCTCTTGTCCCTGTTTTAGTATTTTCTGTAAGTTTTCTTTATCATTTTGTATATCTGTAATTCTTTGCCTGATTGGATTGGTAAAATTAATAATATCCTCTGCAAGTTGTTTTTTTAAATCCCCGTAGCGTATTGAACAATCTTTATAAGCATTGATAAAATGAGTTTTGGTACTTTCATCGGAAACCAAACTCATGATATCAAAAATATTTTTTATCGGCTCTGAAAGAGGGCTATCAGGTTCAGTCGGCCCGGCATCTGTTACTGCCCTCATTACCTTCTTTTTAATTGAACCCGGATCTTCGACAAGATAAATAGCATTACC includes these proteins:
- the gldL gene encoding gliding motility protein GldL; its protein translation is MEAKVKGKLDGLTMAYGIGASIVITGMMFKFLNWQYANEMLFIGLTTEAIVFFISAFELKRPEKEYKWDKLFPQLTTDQPTGVEQLEEMVQKANVDPMIIERLTNSIEKLENNVHKMSETSNLAHLNEQIDRMRVSSENFEREINRLNKSMSDMSKQYDKVLNVMGGKNLD
- a CDS encoding tetratricopeptide repeat protein; translation: MQKIIFTFSPVILIMFIAIAELKAEEDKIEELLVTYNNALDFLNTEDFESALPLLTEVIRSSPSNSDLMHLALSHRGSCYYELNQYFLAVNDFNAALFVNVKENIYHNSETTEFLTEYINGINYFLSGSAKQLTGSQSAACADWLRSRNLGERRADEMIRKYCQ
- the gap gene encoding type I glyceraldehyde-3-phosphate dehydrogenase; translation: MKKVRIAINGFGRIGRLTTNYINKVFANELEVVAVNDLTDNKTLAHLLKYDSAHGVQDFEISYDDKKITAGKNEILVFSEKDPENLPWGDLDIDIVLECTGKFRKADVLSKHIKAGAKKVILSAPSKDNSVKSFVLGVNDSEITAGDTIISNASCTTNCLAPMAKILNENWGIEEGFMTTVHAYTGDQNLQDGPHKDLRRARAAAQNIVPTTTGAAQAVELVIPELKGKLSGFAARVPVIDGSLTDFTCLLKKHATKEEINLTFKRAAESNLKGLLEYTEEPLVSSDIIGNNHSCIFDSSLTDVRTKLVKVIGWYDNEQGYAARMADMCICLKKYI
- a CDS encoding phosphoglycerate kinase, with the protein product MTLRTIDDVNFSGKKVLLRVDFNVPVKEGKISDETRINAALPTIEKVLKDGGKLIIMSHFGRPKSGYEEKFSLHQIKKRLAEVTNTVVNFNGFTIGNEAEKMSNDLNPGEIYLLENTRFFEGETKGDKDFAEKLSKLGDIYINDAFGAAHRAHASTTTVAYFFPPDYRIAGKLMESEIKNAEKVLLNHQKPFTAILGGAKVSDKINLIEQLTEKADNILIGGGMAYTFIKSEGGEIGNSLFEKESIPVIEKIKEIAEKNNCRLILPEDSIIADSFSETASVKTVKSKEIPENWMGLDIGPESRKTYSEIILESKTILWNGPMGVFEMEPFQHGTAEIAKKVAEATENGCFSLVGGGDSVSAVKKFKLEEKISYISTGGGALLEFFEGKKLPGIIALTNE
- a CDS encoding deoxynucleoside kinase; translated protein: MTEKDSQTNKIKHIAVAGNIGSGKTTLTEKLAKHFKWEAHYEEVNNNPYLFDFYNDMRRWSFNLQIFFLNNRFKQAIKIKEGEQTVVQDRTIYEDANIFAPNLNAMGLMSTRDFENYLSLFKTISYMIGPPDLIIYLRASLPTLVNQIQKRGRDYEENIRLDYLKRLNEYYEKWITAYDEGNLLIIDVDKINFAENPEHLGDVINKVNAKIGGGLF